Proteins found in one Falco cherrug isolate bFalChe1 chromosome 18, bFalChe1.pri, whole genome shotgun sequence genomic segment:
- the ADRA1A gene encoding alpha-1A adrenergic receptor — translation MAFFPGNSSDCSNCTHSVGPVNISKAILLGVILGGLIVFGVLGNILVILSVACHRHLQSVTHYYIINLAVADLLLTSTVLPFSATMEILGYWVFGRIFCNIWAAVDVLCCTASIMSLCIISIDRYIGVSYPLRYPSIVTEKRGLLALLCVWALSLVISIGPLFGWKEPAPEDETICQITEEPGYVLFSALGSFYLPLTIILVMYCRVYVVAKRENKGLTSGLKTERSRSEAVTLRIHRKNAPEASRSASNPKSKHHFSVRLLKFSREKKAAKTLGIVVGCFVLCWLPFFVVMPLGSFFPAIKPPDTLFKITFWLGYLNSCINPIIYPCSSQEFKKAFQNVLRAQCLPRKQATKKQSPSFNLNHPPSQSMESGKGVVRIPVGSGETFYKISKSDGVCEWKIFSAVQSVPAKTAVAKDCTVAKAKSKGFLQECCCAGTSGNLVHENCKVPTIKIHTISLNESGEDV, via the exons ATGGCATTCTTCCCTGGAAACTCCTCCGACTGCTCCAACTGCACCCACTCTGTGGGGCCCGTGAACATTTCAAAGGCCATTCTACTAGGCGTTATACTAGGAGGGCTGattgtttttggggttttgggtaATATTCTGGTTATTCTCTCTGTAGCCTGCCACAGGCATCTTCAGAGTGTTACCCACTACTATATAATTAACCTGGCCGTAGCTGACCTCCTCTTGACTTCCACTGTCCTGCCCTTCTCAGCTACTATGGAGATTTTGGGCTACTGGGTCTTTGGGAGAATCTTCTGCAACATCTGGGCAGCTGTTGACGTCCTTTGCTGCACTGCTTCCATTATGAGCCTCTGTATCATCTCGATAGACCGATACATCGGGGTGAGCTACCCGCTGAGATACCCAAGTATAGTGACAGAGAAGAGGGGCCTCCTGGCGCTGCTGTGCGTTTGGGCACTGTCTCTGGTGATATCCATAGGACCTCTTTTTGGCTGGAAGGAACCAGCCCCAGAAGATGAGACCATCTGCCAAATCACCGAGGAGCCTGGCTACGTGTTGTTCTCTGCTCTCGGCTCCTTCTACCTCCCCCTGACTATTATCTTGGTGATGTATTGCCGAGTGTACGTCGTGgccaaaagggaaaacaaaggtcTGACTTCTGGTCTGAAGACAGAGAGATCCCGTTCTGAAGCAGTGACCCTACGGATCCATCGCAAAAATGCTCCCGAGGCCAGCAGATCGGCATCCAACCCCAAGAGCAAGCATCATTTCTCCGTGCGGCTCCTCAAGTTctccagggaaaagaaagctgcCAAGACCCTGGGAATAGTTGTGGGATGCTTCGTTCTCTGCTGGCTTCCGTTTTTTGTAGTGATGCCTCTCG gttctttctttcctgcaatCAAACCCCCGgacacactttttaaaataacattttggcTTGGATATTTAAACAGCTGCATCAATCCCATCATCTATCCATGCTCAAGTCAAGAGTTTAAGAAAGCGTTCCAGAACGTCCTGAGAGCACAGTGCCTCCCAAGGAAGCAAGCAACAAAGAAGCAATCCCCAAGTTTCAACCTCAACCATCCCCCTAGCCAAAGCATGGAGAGTGGCAAAGGTGTGGTCCGTATCCCTGTCGGCTCAGGGGAAACCTTCTATAAAATTTCCAAATCAGACGGGGTCTGCGAATGGAAGATCTTCTCCGCTGTGCAAAGCGTGCCTGCAAAAACCGCGGTTGCTAAAGACTGTACTGTGGCCAAAGCAAAAAGTAAAGGTTTCCTCCAGGaatgctgctgtgcaggcaccTCAGGGAACCTCGTCCATGAAAACTGTAAAGTGCCAACCATCAAGATACACACCATCTCCCTCAACGAAAGCGGGGAGGACGTCTAA